The Primulina eburnea isolate SZY01 unplaced genomic scaffold, ASM2296580v1 ctg424_ERROPOS1667910, whole genome shotgun sequence genome contains a region encoding:
- the LOC140821106 gene encoding putative late blight resistance protein homolog R1B-23 — MAVYAALLSLTRSLHQILNLEKYIDPDLHKGKIVSLHEKVCFILIFLEDYSDNYSFVGDEIRRAAYEAQDFIDSYLCSISANIDEWSSSEKMALDQDLNMAVERVDFIWEEVMKMKNSDSADDILRSRAHSSPVDDSSTVQLTVGEIVVGFDDDLKSIKEKLYDGPTNLQIVPIVGMGGIGKTTLARRAYEDSHLAQDHFDVCAWITVSAEHNRREILSGLLRSFKKPPTHHNEQSDVSTAQLAKIVYQYLTGRRYLIVIDDIWTTKAWDDLKMIFPDDGSGSRILLTTRLSEVAVHAGSCCMPLYQLNVLNEDQSWELLQKRIFGQGSCPPQLVGIGKKIARNCGGLPLTIVVVAGLLQSPRNMTKEELWENISENISSKESTIEMQCSKILCLSYDRLPLRLKPCFLYIAAFPEDSQIDVSKLIKLWVAEGFLKPIDRSKCLEDVGERYLEDLVNRSLLLVSKKGPDGKLESVGIHDLLREICITKAEEERFFSHVSSQRNAINVFSENRHRRLRIHSTNNSQEWLIPDSSIRSVLFFTEMRIKSSLSISCRRLSILDAPETTWPNFSDAISMFVNLRYIAFALNDISCPH, encoded by the coding sequence ATGGCTGTTTACGCCGCGCTTCTTTCCCTTACTCGATCACTACACCAGATTCTGAATCTTGAAAAGTACATCGATCCTGATCTTCACAAAGGGAAAATTGTTTCCCTCCACGAGAAGGTTTGTTTCATCCTCATTTTCCTTGAGGATTATTCCGACAACTATAGCTTTGTGGGAGATGAAATCAGAAGAGCTGCATATGAAGCTCAAGATTTCATTGATTCGTATCTGTGTTCGATATCAGCGAATATCGATGAATGGAGTTCGTCGGAGAAGATGGCATTGGATCAAGATTTAAACATGGCGGTTGAAAGGGTTGATTTTATATGGGAAGAGGTAATGAAGATGAAGAATAGCGACAGTGCTGATGATATCCTTCGTTCCAGAGCTCATTCTTCTCCTGTGGATGATTCATCCACGGTTCAACTCACTGTCGGAGAAATCGTTGTGGGATTTGATGATGACTTGAAGTCAATCAAAGAAAAGTTATACGATGGTCCAACTAACCTCCAAATTGTCCCAATTGTCGGGATGGGAGGGATAGGGAAGACGACTCTAGCTAGAAGAGCTTACGAGGATTCACATCTTGCTCAGGATCATTTTGACGTCTGCGCTTGGATTACAGTTTCTGCAGAGCATAATAGAAGAGAGATCCTTTCAGGGCTTCTTCGATCCTTCAAGAAACCCCCCACGCATCACAATGAACAATCTGACGTGAGCACTGCCCAATTGGCAAAAATAGTTTACCAATATCTCACAGGTAGGCGATATCTCATTGTGATTGATGATATATGGACTACCAAAGCTTGGGATGATTTGAAGATGATTTTTCCAGACGATGGTAGTGGATCTCGGATTTTGTTAACCACTAGGCTATCCGAGGTTGCTGTTCACGCAGGATCTTGTTGTATGCCGCTTTATCAGTTGAATGTTTTGAATGAAGATCAAAGTTGGGAACTACTTCAAAAAAGGATCTTTGGACAAGGATCTTGTCCTCCTCAGTTGGTAGGAATTGGGAAGAAGATTGCAAGAAATTGTGGGGGACTTCCTCTTACCATCGTGGTGGTTGCCGGATTACTCCAGTCTCCTAGAAACATGACAAAAGAAGAATTGTGGGAAAATATTTCGGAAAATATAAGTTCAAAGGAATCCACAATTGAGATGCAATGCTCAAAGATTCTATGTTTGAGTTATGATCGGTTACCTCTTCGACTAAAGCCTTGTTTTCTCTACATTGCAGCATTTCCAGAAGATTCTCAGATTGATGTCTCTAAGCTAATCAAGTTGTGGGTGGCAGAGGGGTTTCTTAAACCAATTGATCGCTCTAAGTGCTTGGAAGATGTGGGAGAACGTTATTTGGAGGATCTTGTGAACAGAAGTCTGCTCTTAGTGAGCAAAAAAGGACCGGATGGAAAACTCGAATCAGTTGGAATCCATGACTTGTTGAGGGAGATTTGCATAACAAAAGCAGAAGAAGAGAGGTTTTTCAGTCATGTCTCATCCCAAAGGAATGCCATAAATGTATTCTCAGAAAATCGACATCGTCGCCTCAGAATTCATAGCACTAATAATTCTCAGGAGTGGCTGATACCAGATTCAAGCATACGTTCAGTTCTATTTTTCACCGAGATGCGTATTAAGTCAAGTTTATCTATAAGTTGTAGGCGCCTCAGTATCTTGGATGCACCGGAAACAACTTGGCCGAATTTCTCTGATGCGATCTCAATGTTCGTCAACTTAAGGTACATCGCCTTTGCCTTAAACGATATATCATGCCCCCATTGA
- the LOC140821111 gene encoding bidirectional sugar transporter SWEET14-like has protein sequence MNNLVFVFGLLGNIVSFMVFLAPVPTFHKIYKKKSTEGFQCVPYVVGLFSAMLWIYYAFFKPDTTLLITINSVGCVIQTVYICLYIFYAPKLAKIQAVKLLLLVNIVGFGLIVLLTHFLTNDLNRDNVVGWICLVFSLCVFVAPLSVVRQVIRTKSVEFMPFFLSFFLTLSAVMWFFYGLLRKDYNIAIPNVLGFSFGVLQMILYITYKNAKKVVIENVEIQTHNQIKGQEEHKIPVELKDQVIDVAKLSAKLRPDITPGVVPPCHAGDIVLNLDGERIPAKK, from the exons ATGAATAACTTGGTTTTTGTTTTTGGACTTCTTG GCAACATTGTCTCCTTCATGGTTTTCCTCGCACCTGT GCCaacatttcataaaatttaCAAGAAAAAATCAACTGAAGGGTTCCAATGTGTGCCTTATGTGGTAGGATTATTCAGTGCCATGCTATGGATATATTATGCATTTTTTAAGCCAGACACAACTCTTCTTATTACCATCAACTCCGTCGGCTGCGTCATCCAAACCGTTTACATTTGTCTCTACATATTTTACGCACCAAAACTTGCAAAG ATACAAGCAGTGAAGCTTCTTCTGCTAGTAAACATCGTTGGTTTCGGTCTGATCGTGCTACTAACTCATTTTCTAACTAATGATTTGAATCGTGACAATGTTGTTGGATGGATTTGTCTGGTGTTCTCGTTATGCGTATTCGTCGCTCCTTTATCTGTTGTT AGACAAGTAATACGTACCAAAAGTGTGGAGTTCATGCCATTTTTTCTGTCATTTTTCCTCACACTGAGTGCTGTTATGTGGTTCTTCTACGGCTTACTGCGCAAAGATTATAACATTGCT ATTCCTAATGTTCTGGGATTCAGCTTTGGAGTGCTCCAAATGATACTTTACATAACATACAAGAACGCCAAGAAAGTGGTGATAGAAAATGTAGAAATACAAACACATAACCAGATAAAAGGACAGGAAGAACACAAAATTCCAGTTGAGTTGAAAGACCAGGTCATCGACGTCGCGAAACTGAGTGCGAAGCTTCGTCCCGACATAACTCCGGGGGTGGTGCCGCCCTGTCATGCCGGTGATATTGTGCTTAATTTGGACGGAGAGAGAATTCCGGCCAAGAAATAA